A window of the Procambarus clarkii isolate CNS0578487 chromosome 79, FALCON_Pclarkii_2.0, whole genome shotgun sequence genome harbors these coding sequences:
- the LOC123764602 gene encoding S-antigen protein-like, translated as MTLPFPLIMPFSSYVICCIQCLTQHRRYTLHGEDRYILDGENRYTLDGEDRYTIDGEYRYTQDGEDRYTLDGEDRYTLDSEDRYTLEGEDTYTLDGEDRYTLDGEDRYTLVGEDRYTLDGEDRYTLDGEDRYTLVGEDRYTLDGEDRYTLDGEDRYTLDGEDRYTLDGEVKYTLDIEDKYTLNGENRYSLDGEARYTLDGEDRYTLDGEERCTIDGENSYTLDGEDRYTLDREDRYTLDREDRYTLDREDRYTLDGDDRYTLDREDRYTLDREDRYTLEGEDRYTLEGEDRYTIDGERSYTVDGEDRYTLDREDRYTLEGEDRYTLEGEDRYTIDGERSYTVDGEDRCTLEGEDRYTVDGERSYTVDGEDRCTLEGEDRYALDGEDRYTLDDEERFTQDREDRYTLEGEDRYTIDGEDRYAVDGEDRYTLGAILHDF; from the exons ATGACCTTGCCTTTTCCCCTAATAATGCCCTTCTCTTCTTATGTTATTTGTTGTATTCAATGTTTAACACAACACAGAAGGTACACCCTACATGGAGAGGACAGGTACATCCTAGATGGAGAGAACAGGTACACCCTAGATGGAGAGGACAGGTACACTATAGATGGAGAGTACAGGTACACCCAAgatggtgaggacaggtacaccctAGATGGAGAGGATAGGTACACCCTAGatagtgaggacaggtacaccctAGAAGGAGAGGACACGTACACCCTAGATGGAGAGGACAGGTACACCCTAGATGGAGAGGACAGGTACACCCTAGTTGGAGAGGACAGGTACACCCTAGATGGAGAGGACAGGTACACCCTAGATGGAGAGGACAGGTACACCCTAGTTGGAGAGGACAGGTACACCCTAGATGGAGAGGACAGGTACACCCTAGATGGAGAGGATAGGTACACCCTAgatggtgaggacaggtacaccctAGATGGAGAGGTCAAGTACACCCTAGATATAGAGGACAAGTACACCCTAAATGGAGAAAACAG GTACTCCCTAGATGGTGAGGCCAGGTACACCCTAGATGGAGAGGACAGGTACACCCTAGATGGAGAGGAGAGGTGCACCATAGATGGAGAGAATAGTTACACCTTAGATGGAGAGGACAGGTACACCCTAGATAGAGAGGACAGGTACACCCTAGATAGAGAGGACAGGTACACCCTAGATAGAGAGGACAGGTACACCCTAGATGGAGACGACAGGTACACCCTAGATAGAGAGGACAGGTACACCCTAGATAGAGAGGACAGGTACACCCTAGAAGGAGAGGACAGGTACACCCTAGAAGGAGAGGACAGATACACCATAGATGGAGAGCGTAGTTACACCGTAGATGGAGAGGACAGGTACACCCTAGATAGAGAGGACAGGTACACCCTAGAAGGAGAGGACAGGTACACCCTAGAAGGAGAGGACAGATACACCATAGATGGAGAGCGTAGTTACACCGTAGATGGAGAGGACAGGTGCACCCTAGAAGGAGAGGACAGATACACCGTAGATGGAGAGCGTAGTTACACCGTAGATGGAGAGGACAGGTGCACCCTAGAAGGAGAGGACAGGTACGCCTTAGATGGGGAGGACAGGTACACCCTAGATGACGAGGAGAGGTTCACCCAAGATAGAGAGGACAGGTACACCCTAGAAGGAGAGGACAGATACACCATAGATGGAGAGGACAGATACGCCGTAGATGGGGAGGACAGGTACACCTTAGGTGCCATATTACACGatttttaa